A genomic window from Companilactobacillus alimentarius DSM 20249 includes:
- a CDS encoding FtsW/RodA/SpoVE family cell cycle protein — MKKLKKIDLWIVIPYILLLGIGIVMVYSASFYNTLMAGGKTDQYLIKQAVFAGVGLFLCYFCFILKAKFFRKRVAIKYALLFTILSLASLPILGKIFPSLRVNGAVAWIPMGPFGNYQPLELAKLVLILYLAFVLTSKQERLLSYQNWKEVGFEVLPPILVVGMIVFLLLIQPDFGGAIVISLITWVLLGASTIPGKYIVRLSTALAAFLGLVIFMILKLAPSIITSHYQYKRILAMQHPFKWEQQAGAQLVNSFYAISNGGIFGVGLGNGIQKRGYLPEPHTDFILAVISEELGLVGDVVVLGLLAIIIFRIILIGIRAKKNYNALVCYGVATMLLTQVILNVGGLLSLIPLTGVTLPFISYGGSSMLILSIALGIVLNLDATTKFERTG, encoded by the coding sequence TGGTTTATTCAGCCAGTTTTTATAATACCCTCATGGCTGGGGGAAAGACGGATCAATATCTAATTAAACAAGCTGTATTTGCTGGGGTAGGGTTGTTTTTGTGCTATTTCTGCTTTATTCTCAAAGCAAAATTTTTTAGAAAACGAGTTGCTATTAAATATGCATTACTATTTACCATTTTGTCATTGGCTTCGTTGCCAATCTTGGGAAAAATATTTCCTAGCTTGCGAGTCAATGGTGCTGTGGCTTGGATTCCTATGGGACCTTTTGGTAATTATCAGCCTTTGGAGTTAGCTAAATTAGTTTTAATTTTATATTTGGCTTTTGTATTAACCAGTAAGCAAGAGCGATTATTGTCGTATCAAAATTGGAAAGAAGTTGGTTTTGAAGTTTTACCTCCAATCTTGGTCGTAGGAATGATTGTGTTCTTGCTTTTGATTCAACCAGATTTTGGAGGAGCCATTGTTATTTCATTAATAACTTGGGTTTTACTTGGAGCGTCTACAATTCCTGGAAAGTACATTGTTCGTTTGAGTACAGCATTAGCAGCCTTTTTAGGTTTAGTGATTTTTATGATTCTTAAATTAGCTCCTTCGATCATTACCAGCCATTATCAATATAAACGTATTTTAGCGATGCAACATCCATTTAAATGGGAACAACAAGCAGGTGCTCAATTGGTAAATTCCTTTTACGCGATTAGTAATGGTGGAATTTTTGGAGTTGGATTAGGAAATGGGATTCAAAAACGTGGATACTTACCTGAACCGCATACTGATTTTATTTTAGCGGTTATCAGTGAAGAATTAGGTTTAGTCGGCGATGTTGTAGTTTTAGGACTTTTAGCAATAATTATTTTTCGAATTATCTTAATTGGAATCCGTGCAAAGAAAAACTATAATGCTTTAGTTTGTTACGGAGTGGCGACAATGCTTTTGACACAAGTAATATTAAATGTTGGAGGATTGTTGAGTTTGATTCCTTTGACGGGTGTTACGTTACCGTTTATTAGTTACGGAGGCTCCAGTATGTTGATTTTATCAATCGCATTGGGGATAGTATTAAATCTGGATGCCACAACGAAATTTGAAAGAACAGGGTGA
- a CDS encoding YlbG family protein, whose product MFKKTERQALYVWVYSLKWRKKLQHYGTIYYTSPKMKYVMMYVNTNRVAEVKKELSSKNYVKRVSLAHRKELDEHYVLKTDSKREEKE is encoded by the coding sequence ATGTTTAAAAAAACTGAGCGTCAAGCTCTTTATGTTTGGGTGTATTCGTTGAAATGGCGGAAAAAATTGCAACATTATGGTACGATTTATTACACTTCTCCTAAGATGAAATACGTTATGATGTACGTAAATACCAATCGGGTGGCAGAAGTGAAAAAAGAATTAAGTTCAAAGAATTATGTCAAACGCGTTTCATTGGCACATCGAAAAGAGTTAGATGAACATTACGTGTTAAAAACTGATAGTAAACGAGAGGAAAAAGAATGA
- the rsmD gene encoding 16S rRNA (guanine(966)-N(2))-methyltransferase RsmD, whose amino-acid sequence MKVVSGKFRGLNLKAVPTNNTRPTSAKVKEAVFSMLTPYMVDQGVALDLFAGTGSLGIEAVSRDYRLSYLVDKAYKAVNTIKENVEKTRSADNFVILKTSAVEALKKFQADGIKFDLVFLDPPYRMKITEQIIKDMVEGNLLNDGAIIVDETDYDIDLTDFSKINLLKEKRYKDTKVAMYQFGG is encoded by the coding sequence ATGAAAGTTGTTTCAGGTAAATTTCGAGGTTTAAATTTGAAGGCTGTTCCCACTAACAATACTCGTCCTACTTCAGCTAAGGTTAAAGAGGCTGTCTTTAGCATGTTGACGCCTTATATGGTCGATCAGGGCGTGGCCTTGGATCTATTTGCAGGAACGGGTAGTTTGGGTATTGAAGCCGTTTCACGCGACTATCGCCTGTCCTATTTGGTTGATAAGGCTTATAAGGCAGTTAATACAATTAAAGAAAATGTCGAAAAGACACGTTCAGCTGATAATTTCGTAATTTTAAAAACCTCTGCAGTTGAAGCCTTGAAAAAATTTCAAGCGGATGGTATCAAATTTGATTTGGTTTTTCTTGATCCGCCTTATCGAATGAAGATAACTGAACAAATTATCAAAGATATGGTTGAAGGAAATCTTTTGAATGACGGAGCTATCATTGTCGACGAGACCGATTATGATATTGATTTAACGGATTTTTCTAAGATTAATTTATTAAAAGAAAAGAGATATAAGGATACTAAAGTTGCAATGTATCAGTTTGGAGGATAA
- the coaD gene encoding pantetheine-phosphate adenylyltransferase yields MSQKIGLYAGSFDPVTNGHLDIIRRAAKLFDKLYVAPMTNTSKKYLFSYQEKKSFIEAEIKDLQNVVVVDGKSELSTDLARKLHANFMVRSMRNPDDFGYESGVASINRVLDKNIETIFLLANDRYATISSSMMKEVAKFGGNISEFVPQAVALELIKKLRKD; encoded by the coding sequence ATGTCTCAAAAAATAGGACTTTACGCTGGTAGTTTTGATCCCGTTACTAACGGTCATTTGGACATTATAAGAAGAGCTGCAAAATTGTTTGATAAGTTGTATGTGGCACCTATGACTAATACTTCCAAAAAGTATTTGTTTTCCTATCAGGAAAAAAAGTCTTTTATTGAGGCGGAAATTAAGGATCTGCAAAATGTTGTTGTAGTCGATGGTAAGTCTGAGTTATCAACGGACTTAGCTCGTAAATTACACGCTAATTTTATGGTTCGGTCCATGCGTAATCCAGATGATTTTGGTTACGAATCAGGTGTTGCTTCAATTAATCGAGTTTTGGACAAGAATATTGAAACAATATTTCTACTAGCAAATGACAGATATGCTACTATATCATCATCAATGATGAAAGAGGTGGCCAAGTTTGGCGGTAATATATCTGAATTTGTGCCTCAAGCGGTCGCATTGGAATTGATCAAGAAATTGAGGAAGGACTAA